A genomic region of Pseudomonas abietaniphila contains the following coding sequences:
- a CDS encoding FadR/GntR family transcriptional regulator, whose product MVQPAPSSLPNTPASLKDASKGTLADQVTAALKAHIASGEALPGSRLPTEPVLSERYGVSRTVIREAISRLKSAGLVEVRQGSGTVVCEGAHIKAFTLDLDVTGSIEAVLRVTELRRGIEGEAAALAAQRHSAAQLEAIERALKAIDLAEHEGRDGVEEDLAFHLSVSHATGNPLYPSLHEFIGQFVKEAIRITRSNEERRRDMAKTVRVEHFAIYTAIAACDPEAARHAALSHINNAVERLKSADPAFWQNPGARTS is encoded by the coding sequence ATGGTCCAGCCCGCTCCTTCCTCGTTACCGAACACCCCGGCCAGTTTGAAAGATGCCTCCAAGGGCACGCTGGCCGATCAGGTTACTGCGGCGCTGAAAGCCCACATTGCCAGCGGGGAAGCCCTGCCCGGTTCGCGTTTGCCGACGGAGCCGGTGCTGTCCGAGCGCTATGGCGTCAGCCGCACGGTGATTCGCGAAGCCATTTCAAGGCTCAAGTCGGCGGGCCTCGTCGAGGTGCGCCAGGGCAGCGGCACCGTCGTCTGTGAAGGTGCGCACATCAAGGCGTTCACCCTTGATCTGGATGTGACCGGCTCGATCGAGGCCGTGTTGCGGGTCACGGAATTGAGGCGCGGTATCGAAGGCGAAGCGGCGGCGCTGGCCGCGCAACGGCACAGCGCTGCGCAACTGGAGGCGATTGAACGCGCGCTGAAGGCCATCGATCTGGCCGAACACGAAGGACGTGACGGCGTAGAAGAGGACCTGGCCTTTCACCTGTCGGTGTCCCACGCCACGGGCAACCCGCTCTACCCTTCCCTTCACGAATTCATCGGTCAGTTCGTCAAGGAGGCAATCCGCATCACCCGCTCGAACGAAGAACGCCGTCGGGACATGGCCAAAACCGTGCGCGTCGAACATTTCGCGATTTACACCGCCATTGCAGCGTGCGATCCCGAGGCCGCGCGACATGCGGCGCTGAGCCACATCAACAATGCGGTGGAACGGTTGAAGAGTGCCGATCCGGCGTTCTGGCAAAACCCTGGTGCCCGAACTTCGTGA
- a CDS encoding MFS transporter, whose translation MSESLAQDAGIPVVDASEDAAYRKAAWRILPLLLLCYLLAYLDRVNVGFAKLQMSDDLHFSEAVYGLGAGIFFIAYFLVEIPSNLILHKVGARLWIARIMISWGVISSCMAFVTTPTSFYVMRFLLGLAEAGFYPGVILYLSYWFPTHRRGKMFAMFATAVPLSGLIGAPLSGWLMTAFNGAHGYAGWQWLFFIEGLPSIAVGILVIFCLSDRISHAGWLTQAQKTLLQSRIDAETDGHVAHSVREVFLQPRMWLLTGIYFCLIAGFYTVGFWLPTLVRQAGVTDLLQIGLLTAIPYGAAVATMVLVSRNADRLRERRWHLALTAVVGGIGLIISATWSDNFTVSMIGLTLGAMGALSTLPLFWPLPTAFLGGTAAAAGIALINSCGNLAGFVSPYLMGFLKDMTHSTTIGMYVMASALFLGAALVFRIPAKLVNR comes from the coding sequence ATGAGTGAATCACTGGCTCAAGACGCCGGCATTCCGGTTGTCGACGCTTCAGAAGACGCGGCTTATCGCAAAGCCGCCTGGCGGATTCTGCCGCTGTTGTTGCTGTGTTATCTGCTGGCCTACCTGGACCGGGTCAACGTCGGCTTCGCCAAGCTGCAAATGTCCGATGACCTGCATTTTTCCGAAGCGGTCTACGGCCTGGGCGCCGGGATCTTCTTCATTGCGTACTTCCTCGTGGAAATCCCCAGCAACCTGATCCTGCACAAAGTCGGGGCACGGTTGTGGATCGCTCGCATCATGATCAGTTGGGGTGTGATCTCCTCGTGCATGGCCTTCGTGACCACGCCGACCTCGTTCTACGTGATGCGTTTTCTGCTGGGGTTGGCGGAAGCCGGTTTCTATCCCGGCGTCATCCTTTACCTGTCGTACTGGTTCCCGACGCACCGCCGCGGAAAGATGTTCGCGATGTTCGCCACGGCAGTCCCTTTGTCCGGTCTGATCGGCGCGCCGCTGTCGGGCTGGTTGATGACCGCGTTCAACGGCGCCCATGGCTATGCCGGTTGGCAGTGGCTGTTTTTCATAGAGGGGTTGCCTTCGATTGCCGTTGGTATCCTGGTGATCTTCTGCCTCAGTGACCGGATCTCCCATGCCGGCTGGTTGACCCAGGCGCAAAAGACGCTGCTGCAGTCGCGCATTGATGCCGAAACAGACGGGCATGTCGCTCATAGCGTTCGAGAAGTGTTTCTCCAGCCACGCATGTGGCTGCTGACCGGCATCTACTTCTGCCTGATCGCCGGTTTTTACACGGTAGGTTTCTGGCTGCCGACCCTGGTCCGTCAAGCGGGCGTGACGGATCTTCTGCAGATCGGCCTGCTGACGGCGATCCCTTACGGCGCGGCTGTTGCCACCATGGTTCTGGTCTCGCGCAACGCCGATCGACTGCGTGAGCGTCGCTGGCACCTGGCGTTGACGGCCGTGGTCGGTGGTATTGGTCTGATCATCTCCGCGACCTGGAGTGACAATTTCACCGTCTCGATGATTGGCCTGACCCTCGGGGCAATGGGGGCGCTGAGCACTTTGCCGTTGTTCTGGCCGCTGCCGACTGCGTTTCTGGGCGGTACAGCTGCGGCTGCCGGTATCGCACTGATCAACTCGTGCGGCAACCTGGCTGGCTTTGTCTCGCCCTACTTGATGGGCTTTCTCAAGGACATGACGCACAGCACCACCATCGGCATGTACGTCATGGCCAGTGCACTGTTTCTCGGCGCGGCGCTGGTGTTCCGTATCCCCGCCAAACTTGTTAACCGCTGA
- the denD gene encoding D-erythronate dehydrogenase — protein sequence MNILVTGAAGFLGRRLIEALLQRGALSDRQGVKQTIRRIVAFDVVPLSGIEDERVQVVCGDIADPQVLEGLVSAETDSVFHLAAVVSSQAEQDFELGMRINFAATQNLLERIRSLGHCPKWVMTSSVAVFGGQLPAQVEDNQVWAPQSSYGTQKAMNDLLLADYSRRGFVDGRSLRMPTIVVRPGKPNMAASSFASGIIREPLNGQESVCPVPLDTRLWLMSPAQAISNLIHGHELTGEQLRAGRVINMPGLSITVEDMIDALRRTAGDEVARRIRLERNPAIEKIVGSWPGSFTARYAKGLGFTADHDFADVIGQFVAEYPPQDR from the coding sequence ATGAATATTCTCGTGACCGGTGCGGCTGGCTTTTTGGGCCGTCGCCTGATCGAAGCACTCCTGCAGCGCGGCGCGTTGAGCGATCGCCAGGGCGTCAAACAGACCATCCGCCGCATCGTGGCATTCGACGTGGTGCCGCTGAGCGGTATCGAGGATGAACGGGTGCAGGTCGTGTGTGGCGACATCGCCGACCCGCAAGTGCTGGAAGGACTGGTCAGTGCCGAAACGGACAGTGTGTTTCACCTCGCTGCAGTGGTGTCGAGTCAGGCCGAGCAGGATTTCGAGTTGGGCATGCGCATCAACTTCGCCGCCACGCAGAATCTTCTGGAGCGTATCCGCAGCCTGGGACATTGCCCAAAATGGGTGATGACCAGCTCAGTCGCGGTGTTCGGCGGTCAGTTGCCGGCGCAGGTCGAGGACAATCAGGTGTGGGCGCCGCAAAGCTCCTATGGCACTCAAAAAGCGATGAATGATCTGCTGCTTGCCGACTACAGTCGTCGGGGTTTCGTTGACGGGCGCAGCCTGCGCATGCCGACCATCGTTGTGCGGCCCGGCAAGCCCAATATGGCGGCGTCCAGTTTTGCCAGCGGGATCATCCGCGAACCCCTCAACGGACAGGAAAGCGTGTGTCCGGTACCGCTGGATACCCGTTTGTGGCTGATGTCCCCGGCGCAGGCAATCAGCAACCTGATTCACGGTCATGAACTGACAGGCGAGCAATTGAGGGCGGGCAGGGTGATCAACATGCCCGGTCTGTCGATTACCGTCGAGGACATGATCGATGCGTTGCGCCGCACGGCGGGCGATGAGGTGGCCCGCCGCATTCGTCTGGAGCGCAATCCTGCGATCGAGAAAATTGTCGGGTCGTGGCCGGGGTCGTTCACGGCACGTTATGCGAAGGGGCTGGGCTTTACCGCTGACCATGATTTCGCCGACGTGATCGGGCAATTCGTGGCGGAGTACCCGCCGCAAGACCGCTGA
- a CDS encoding cupin domain-containing protein: MDTGSRLKLVRESYKMSQRELARRSGVANGTISLIELNRVSPSVSSLKKLLEGFPMTLADFFSFDQPPQEQRYVFRAGEQPDLGRDGLRLLLIGASVPSRQMRMLREQYAPGAGSGAEPIVHAQGEECGLVTRGTIELTVDGQISILNAGDGYYFPTTLPHSFRNIGQDEAEIISANTPANF; encoded by the coding sequence ATGGATACGGGGTCACGACTCAAGTTAGTGCGGGAAAGCTACAAGATGTCCCAGCGAGAGCTGGCCAGACGCAGCGGTGTCGCCAACGGCACCATCTCCTTGATTGAACTCAACCGCGTCAGCCCTTCGGTCAGCTCGCTGAAAAAGCTGCTCGAAGGGTTTCCCATGACCCTGGCCGACTTCTTCTCGTTCGACCAGCCTCCGCAGGAACAACGTTATGTCTTCCGCGCAGGCGAGCAACCCGATCTCGGCCGCGACGGCTTGCGCCTGTTGCTGATTGGCGCGTCGGTGCCAAGCCGTCAGATGCGGATGCTGCGCGAGCAATATGCACCTGGCGCAGGTTCGGGGGCTGAACCGATCGTGCATGCGCAAGGTGAGGAGTGCGGGCTGGTCACGCGTGGCACCATTGAGCTGACCGTCGACGGACAGATCAGCATTCTGAATGCCGGCGACGGCTACTACTTCCCGACCACGCTGCCACACAGCTTCCGTAATATCGGTCAGGATGAAGCCGAGATCATCAGCGCTAACACGCCTGCGAACTTTTGA
- a CDS encoding winged helix-turn-helix domain-containing protein, translating to MFRPPSTHDILTIEDLCLNVTQCKVVRGGKPLRLNPTNIEVLALLMRRSPAIVTQSEIAAVLWGDGMLKNKNGVATRIHEIRQVVDVGFEVPLIHTLHGVGYRLAAVDDAPETDATHEHR from the coding sequence ATGTTCCGCCCGCCCAGCACACACGACATTCTCACCATCGAAGACCTTTGCCTCAACGTCACGCAGTGCAAGGTGGTTCGCGGCGGAAAACCGTTGAGACTCAATCCCACCAACATTGAAGTACTCGCACTGCTGATGCGCAGAAGCCCGGCCATCGTGACGCAGTCTGAAATCGCAGCGGTCTTGTGGGGCGACGGGATGCTGAAGAACAAGAACGGAGTGGCCACACGCATTCATGAGATCAGGCAGGTCGTCGACGTCGGCTTCGAGGTGCCGCTGATTCACACCCTGCATGGCGTGGGATACCGGCTCGCGGCGGTGGACGATGCCCCTGAAACAGACGCGACACATGAGCACCGCTGA
- a CDS encoding DUF2790 domain-containing protein, with product MKYVLFAALSLASVYASAQESVSSVSDAQVSAQTQRYNQHKGLDVSKVISSTTAQDVQKVDGPVNAQIVYLDSAGVKHTLDYTIQGYGRQNG from the coding sequence ATGAAATATGTACTGTTCGCGGCACTCTCGTTGGCCAGCGTCTATGCCTCCGCTCAAGAGTCGGTCAGTTCGGTGAGCGATGCTCAGGTCAGCGCGCAAACTCAACGCTACAACCAGCATAAAGGGCTGGATGTGTCGAAAGTCATCAGCAGCACAACAGCTCAGGACGTTCAAAAAGTAGACGGCCCGGTCAATGCGCAAATCGTCTACCTCGACAGTGCCGGCGTGAAGCACACCCTTGATTACACCATCCAGGGCTACGGTCGTCAGAACGGGTAA
- a CDS encoding dihydrofolate reductase family protein: MQPYVICHMMSSLDGHALTDGWDRPFKNAAGQLYEKLAKTFEFDAWICGRVTMQEVAHDEGYPTGLATSPIPRTPHFVDRNAASYAISIDPHGKVGWKNNQALGSHVVEVLTEGVSDDYLAYLQSIGVSYLFAGKTDIDLKYVVDTLHKELGCKRLIVEGGPHISGSFVNAGLVDEVSVLILPLVDGRGAHPASFEISPSAWKQPVHLTLASAEVQEGGGVWLRYRRG, from the coding sequence ATGCAGCCTTATGTCATCTGCCACATGATGTCGTCTCTGGACGGCCACGCACTTACCGACGGCTGGGATCGCCCTTTCAAAAATGCCGCCGGGCAGCTTTATGAAAAGCTGGCCAAGACCTTTGAATTCGACGCATGGATCTGCGGGCGCGTGACCATGCAGGAAGTGGCGCACGACGAAGGCTACCCGACAGGCCTGGCCACATCGCCGATTCCTCGGACGCCCCATTTCGTTGATCGCAACGCTGCCTCCTATGCCATTTCCATCGATCCTCACGGAAAAGTGGGCTGGAAAAACAATCAGGCGCTGGGCTCTCACGTGGTCGAGGTCCTGACCGAAGGCGTTTCGGACGATTACCTGGCGTACTTGCAATCCATCGGGGTGTCCTATCTGTTTGCCGGCAAAACCGATATCGACCTGAAGTACGTTGTCGACACGCTCCACAAGGAGCTGGGTTGCAAGCGCTTGATCGTCGAAGGCGGCCCGCACATCAGTGGTTCGTTCGTGAATGCCGGTCTGGTGGACGAGGTCAGTGTCCTGATTCTGCCGCTGGTGGATGGCCGGGGAGCGCACCCGGCATCCTTCGAGATTTCGCCGAGTGCGTGGAAGCAACCGGTTCACCTGACCCTGGCGTCGGCCGAGGTGCAGGAAGGCGGCGGGGTGTGGTTGCGTTACCGCCGTGGTTGA
- a CDS encoding Zn-dependent hydrolase — protein MTSFPRINAARFWDSLMEMAQIGGTPKGGVSRLALTEEDRVGRDLFARWATQAGCTLRIDAMGNMFARRPGRDESLSPVLTGSHGDSQPAGGKFDGIYGVLAGLEVIRTLNDHNIQTDRAIEVVNWTNEEGSRFAPAMIASGVYTGVFDLEYGLSRTDAKGISIGEALKHIGYVGTEPMGGREIHAAFELHIEQGPILEVEDITIGVVTGAQGQRWYEIELTGRSAHAGTTPMSHRLDALLGLSRVVEAVNAMGVAQGDEGRATVGWVNVFPNSRNVVPGRVLFSVEFRHPDEAVLEILDWELRREVVAIAEKIGLQHELKQIFQYAPIAFDAACIDSVEQAAIELGYSHRKMISGAGHDACYLSKVAPTSMIFVPCVDGLSHNEAEYIHPHWAEAGANVLLLAMLDKAAR, from the coding sequence ATGACAAGTTTTCCCCGGATCAACGCAGCCCGCTTCTGGGATTCACTGATGGAAATGGCTCAGATTGGCGGCACGCCCAAAGGCGGGGTCTCGCGCCTGGCACTGACCGAAGAAGACCGGGTCGGCCGTGACCTGTTCGCCCGTTGGGCCACGCAAGCGGGATGTACGTTGCGCATCGACGCCATGGGCAACATGTTCGCCCGCCGCCCTGGCCGTGATGAGAGCCTGTCACCGGTGCTGACCGGCTCCCATGGCGACTCCCAGCCAGCGGGTGGCAAGTTCGACGGCATCTACGGCGTACTCGCAGGCCTTGAAGTGATCCGCACGCTCAACGATCACAACATCCAGACCGACCGCGCCATCGAGGTGGTCAACTGGACCAACGAGGAAGGCTCGCGCTTCGCGCCGGCGATGATCGCTTCTGGCGTCTACACCGGCGTGTTTGATCTCGAATACGGCCTGTCCCGCACCGACGCCAAGGGCATCAGCATCGGCGAGGCGCTGAAGCATATTGGCTACGTGGGCACCGAGCCCATGGGCGGGCGCGAGATTCACGCCGCCTTCGAACTGCACATCGAGCAAGGCCCCATTCTAGAAGTCGAAGACATCACCATTGGCGTGGTCACCGGCGCACAAGGCCAGCGCTGGTACGAAATCGAACTCACTGGCCGCAGCGCCCATGCCGGTACAACGCCGATGAGTCATCGGCTGGACGCCCTGCTCGGCCTGTCGCGGGTCGTCGAAGCGGTGAATGCGATGGGTGTCGCTCAGGGCGACGAAGGGCGCGCCACCGTGGGTTGGGTCAACGTATTCCCCAACTCGCGCAACGTCGTGCCGGGTCGCGTGTTGTTCAGCGTCGAATTCCGTCACCCCGACGAAGCGGTCCTGGAAATCCTCGACTGGGAGCTGCGTCGTGAAGTGGTGGCCATTGCCGAGAAGATCGGGTTACAGCATGAGTTAAAACAGATCTTCCAGTACGCGCCCATAGCCTTCGATGCGGCCTGCATCGACAGCGTCGAGCAGGCCGCCATTGAGTTGGGTTACAGCCATCGCAAGATGATTTCAGGCGCTGGCCACGACGCCTGCTACCTCAGCAAGGTCGCACCGACGTCGATGATCTTCGTGCCTTGCGTCGACGGTTTGAGCCACAACGAAGCCGAATACATTCACCCTCACTGGGCCGAAGCCGGTGCTAACGTTTTGCTGCTGGCGATGCTGGATAAAGCTGCACGCTGA
- a CDS encoding L-2-amino-thiazoline-4-carboxylic acid hydrolase, whose protein sequence is MSAVEGELGILARRRIEAEIIKPIYEILVRDYGKESAQAVIGEAVSQAAVKAGEYFASREPHGPNLEGFVALQELWEKDDALKVEIIASDATHYDYDVHRCRYAEMYHEMGLGEIGHLLSCNRDEVFIVGYDPNVELTRTQTIMQGATHCNFRYKVKDQEPGQ, encoded by the coding sequence ATGAGCGCTGTCGAAGGTGAACTGGGCATCCTGGCCCGGCGGCGAATCGAAGCTGAGATCATCAAGCCGATTTACGAAATCCTGGTGCGCGACTATGGCAAAGAGAGCGCCCAGGCAGTGATTGGCGAAGCTGTTTCCCAGGCGGCCGTCAAAGCCGGCGAGTACTTCGCTTCCCGCGAACCCCATGGACCGAACCTGGAGGGTTTTGTAGCGCTGCAAGAATTGTGGGAGAAGGACGACGCGCTGAAGGTGGAAATCATCGCCAGCGACGCGACCCACTACGACTACGACGTGCACCGCTGCCGCTATGCCGAGATGTACCACGAGATGGGCCTTGGCGAGATCGGCCATCTGCTGTCCTGTAACCGCGACGAGGTGTTCATCGTCGGTTACGACCCCAACGTCGAACTTACGCGCACGCAGACCATCATGCAGGGCGCGACGCATTGCAACTTCCGCTACAAGGTCAAGGATCAGGAGCCTGGGCAATGA
- a CDS encoding LysR substrate-binding domain-containing protein: MKNIEQLNNDPPLRAVRTFEAFARHGGVNTAARELDVSPSAISHQLRLLEEFLGQALTSRQGRNLILTDEGREYYRAIRSAFSVLRSATEHVREKSATRQVTISLIPMFGINLFIPRLGEFLAENTGVDVNVTYANHRSYPSDAADISIRFGSGLWPGYHSEPLISGDVTAWCSPAFLARHGSIDTPQALIDLPLLHDEERGTWGQWLQAAGIRHPAALQGLLFEDGQLALTAALNGLGCALLREPLIAPLRDRGELLKLFDQTLDDGRAYYLCRRADGELSREGLNLYSWLKRVLLA, translated from the coding sequence ATGAAAAATATAGAACAGTTAAATAATGATCCTCCGCTACGGGCCGTTCGGACTTTCGAGGCGTTCGCGCGTCATGGTGGCGTCAATACCGCTGCCCGGGAGCTGGATGTCTCGCCCTCGGCCATCAGCCATCAATTGCGTCTGCTTGAGGAGTTTCTCGGCCAGGCGCTGACCTCACGGCAGGGGCGCAATCTGATCCTGACCGACGAGGGAAGGGAGTACTACCGGGCGATCCGTTCGGCATTTTCCGTGCTGCGCAGCGCCACCGAGCACGTTCGGGAAAAGTCGGCGACGCGGCAGGTCACCATCAGCCTGATTCCGATGTTCGGCATCAATCTCTTTATTCCACGGCTCGGCGAGTTTCTTGCCGAGAACACTGGCGTCGACGTCAACGTGACCTACGCCAATCACCGTAGCTACCCCAGCGACGCCGCTGACATCTCCATTCGCTTTGGCAGCGGGCTTTGGCCGGGTTACCACAGCGAGCCGCTTATTTCCGGGGACGTGACGGCGTGGTGCAGTCCGGCCTTTCTGGCGCGTCACGGCAGTATTGATACGCCGCAGGCATTGATCGATCTGCCATTGCTGCATGACGAGGAACGCGGTACGTGGGGGCAATGGTTGCAAGCTGCCGGAATCAGGCACCCGGCAGCGCTGCAAGGCCTGTTGTTCGAGGATGGCCAGCTCGCGCTGACCGCTGCACTTAATGGGCTGGGTTGCGCATTGCTGCGCGAGCCCTTGATCGCGCCGCTGCGTGATCGGGGGGAGCTGCTCAAGCTGTTTGACCAGACCCTCGACGACGGTCGCGCCTATTACCTGTGCCGCCGCGCTGATGGCGAGTTGTCCCGCGAAGGGTTGAATCTGTACAGCTGGCTCAAACGCGTGCTGCTGGCGTGA